A window of the Pedobacter frigiditerrae genome harbors these coding sequences:
- a CDS encoding DUF2911 domain-containing protein, whose translation MKKLSLCLMLALFGFAVNAQTTPIKFPAIDPSPMDAVYYPLNAVKVKKEDTSMPIIKVVYSRPMKKGREIFGVLEQFDKVWRLGANENTEISFAKSVTIGGKRIKAGTYSLFAIPNKDKWTIIVNKQTDRWGAFNYDQAKDVVRVDVPITRFEKVLEAFSMTFTEAADEANLVMAWDTTQAILPIQFKK comes from the coding sequence ATGAAGAAATTAAGTTTATGCCTTATGTTGGCATTGTTTGGTTTTGCAGTAAATGCGCAAACAACTCCGATTAAATTTCCAGCTATCGACCCAAGTCCTATGGATGCGGTTTATTATCCTTTGAATGCTGTAAAAGTTAAAAAGGAAGATACTTCTATGCCAATTATCAAGGTTGTTTATTCTCGTCCGATGAAAAAAGGGAGAGAGATTTTTGGTGTATTGGAACAATTTGATAAAGTTTGGCGCTTAGGTGCAAATGAGAATACTGAGATTTCTTTTGCAAAATCGGTAACTATTGGTGGTAAAAGGATAAAAGCGGGTACTTATAGCTTATTTGCCATTCCTAACAAAGATAAATGGACCATTATTGTAAATAAACAAACAGATAGGTGGGGAGCTTTTAACTACGATCAAGCAAAAGATGTAGTGAGAGTTGATGTTCCTATAACAAGGTTTGAAAAAGTATTAGAAGCTTTTTCTATGACATTTACAGAAGCTGCTGATGAGGCTAATTTAGTGATGGCGTGGGATACTACACAAGCTATATTGCCAATTCAGTTTAAGAAATAA
- a CDS encoding RNA polymerase sigma factor, producing MQQKETDLDLITAVLNGDTAQYAVLVKRHQRFVFTLAIRFAKNREDAEEVAQDVFVKAYRALGTFKQTSKFSTWLYTITYTTAMTFLRKKRLDTQSINDDENVLQIANSGNDFDASNSAEKKSSYAYLSQAIDMLLPDDAAIITLFYKGEQSLEEIGEALSMEPNTVKVKLHRARQRLKEKLQYLLKDEVKELI from the coding sequence ATGCAGCAAAAGGAAACAGATTTAGATTTAATTACAGCAGTGCTGAACGGCGATACCGCACAATATGCGGTGTTAGTTAAACGCCATCAGCGCTTTGTATTTACGTTGGCCATCCGTTTCGCAAAAAACAGGGAAGATGCCGAGGAAGTTGCACAAGATGTTTTTGTTAAGGCTTATAGAGCGTTAGGAACGTTTAAACAAACGTCTAAATTTTCTACTTGGCTTTATACCATAACTTATACCACGGCAATGACTTTTCTTCGCAAGAAGAGATTGGATACGCAATCTATAAATGATGATGAAAATGTATTGCAGATTGCCAATAGCGGAAATGATTTCGACGCCAGTAATTCGGCCGAAAAGAAATCAAGCTATGCTTATTTAAGTCAGGCAATTGATATGCTTTTACCAGATGATGCAGCGATTATAACCTTGTTTTACAAGGGTGAACAAAGTTTGGAAGAAATTGGGGAAGCCTTAAGTATGGAGCCCAATACAGTTAAAGTAAAATTGCACAGGGCAAGACAACGGTTAAAAGAAAAATTACAATATTTGTTAAAGGATGAAGTTAAGGAATTGATATGA
- a CDS encoding DUF6249 domain-containing protein yields the protein MEGILVPITFFICTFAMIFGIRYFNNKEKMAMIERGIDPGVRKSTPQPFLSLKFGLLLVGLGIGLLVALFTVRGVFGGEMTDAEEGQSVAIYFGCLGVFGGIGLIVSYIIEKAWLDKQN from the coding sequence ATGGAAGGAATATTAGTACCAATCACATTTTTCATTTGCACATTCGCAATGATATTCGGAATAAGATATTTTAACAACAAAGAAAAAATGGCAATGATAGAACGCGGTATAGATCCTGGCGTTCGTAAATCTACACCACAACCATTTTTGAGCTTAAAATTTGGTTTGTTATTAGTTGGCCTAGGCATTGGGCTGTTAGTTGCCTTATTTACTGTAAGAGGAGTGTTTGGCGGCGAGATGACAGATGCTGAAGAAGGACAGTCTGTAGCAATTTACTTTGGTTGTCTTGGCGTATTTGGCGGAATAGGTTTAATCGTATCTTATATCATCGAAAAAGCTTGGTTAGATAAACAAAATTAG
- a CDS encoding hotdog fold thioesterase — protein MIWFKEFTPAMLNDRPKNHIGALLGIEFTEIGDDYICATMPVDERTHQPAGILHGGASVVLAETLGSIASYMCIDPNKHIAVGLEVNANHIRPVSSGFVKGICKPLHIGGKTQIWEIKMYNDKGKMNCVSRLTVAILPKPI, from the coding sequence ATGATTTGGTTTAAGGAGTTTACTCCAGCAATGCTGAATGATAGACCAAAAAATCATATAGGTGCCTTATTGGGGATTGAGTTTACCGAAATCGGTGATGACTATATTTGCGCCACAATGCCTGTTGATGAAAGAACACATCAGCCTGCCGGGATTTTACACGGTGGTGCCTCTGTAGTTTTAGCAGAAACCTTGGGCAGTATCGCATCTTATATGTGCATCGACCCAAATAAACATATTGCTGTCGGATTGGAAGTTAACGCGAACCATATTCGCCCAGTAAGTTCGGGTTTTGTGAAAGGAATTTGTAAACCATTACACATTGGTGGAAAAACCCAAATCTGGGAGATTAAAATGTACAACGATAAAGGAAAGATGAATTGCGTGAGCAGGTTAACGGTTGCCATTTTGCCAAAACCAATTTGA
- a CDS encoding DinB family protein: protein MNPPQTQEYPEWGKTYIKLVEGDVIELLTKQAGDFPNFINNLIEKGDYAYAPGKWTIKELIGHIIDTERILVYRLLCIARGEKAALPGFEEDDYVNSAHFKDRSLFSFSDEFALMRKSNMYLINSLNEEELSKVGNANGKDMTARSLVFVLAGHILHHINVINERYL, encoded by the coding sequence ATGAACCCACCACAAACACAGGAGTACCCAGAATGGGGTAAAACTTACATCAAACTTGTAGAAGGGGATGTAATTGAATTATTGACAAAACAAGCTGGCGATTTTCCAAATTTCATTAACAACTTAATTGAAAAAGGCGATTATGCTTATGCACCAGGAAAATGGACCATTAAAGAACTAATTGGGCATATTATTGATACGGAGCGTATTTTGGTTTATCGATTATTGTGCATTGCCAGAGGTGAAAAAGCTGCTTTACCTGGTTTTGAAGAGGATGATTATGTAAATAGTGCTCATTTTAAAGATAGAAGCTTATTTAGTTTTTCTGATGAATTTGCCTTGATGAGAAAATCAAATATGTATTTAATTAACTCTTTAAATGAAGAGGAATTAAGTAAAGTTGGGAATGCGAATGGAAAAGATATGACTGCAAGGTCTTTAGTTTTTGTACTGGCTGGGCATATTCTTCATCATATTAATGTGATTAATGAACGTTATTTATGA
- a CDS encoding HAMP domain-containing sensor histidine kinase, whose product MNPYQKKRRWKIFLLVFAIVIGGASVFYSDFFVKKMEREEAAQFQLRIKVLEQQMRMMENQQLTEVFETIKKNNKMDMIITKPDGSIYLWYGLDSTKTFYNVDDKNQKQQYDSLYFVHQLRKMKAQHKPAIMRGIYDEKLIVYYKDSFILTQLRFFPYIQLGVIGLFLITAYVAFSSARRAEQDQVWVGMAKETAHQLGTPISSLMAWTELMKSKFDAEDDPLIAEMENDIHRLEIITDRFSKIGSKPILEDHVVFIVVKNFVDYFKVRTSDKVTFIIQGDNQVRAMLSIPLFDWVIENLLKNAANAIENEGTITINIIEHLTKEEVFIDVSDTGKGIARSKFDTVFQPGYTTRKRGWGLGLSLTKRIVENYHSGQIFVKDSELGKGTTFRIILKSSITYEPTTNTGVPRMG is encoded by the coding sequence ATGAATCCATACCAAAAAAAACGCCGCTGGAAAATATTCTTACTTGTATTTGCAATCGTAATTGGTGGTGCATCTGTATTCTATTCTGACTTTTTTGTTAAAAAGATGGAACGGGAAGAAGCCGCTCAATTTCAACTTAGGATTAAAGTATTAGAGCAGCAGATGAGAATGATGGAAAACCAACAGCTAACTGAAGTTTTTGAAACCATCAAAAAAAACAACAAGATGGATATGATTATCACCAAACCTGATGGTTCCATTTATCTATGGTATGGGCTTGATTCTACAAAAACGTTTTATAATGTAGATGATAAAAATCAAAAGCAACAATATGATTCATTATACTTTGTTCATCAATTACGCAAGATGAAAGCTCAGCATAAGCCAGCAATTATGCGAGGTATTTATGATGAAAAGCTAATTGTTTACTACAAAGATTCTTTCATTTTAACACAGTTGAGGTTTTTTCCCTATATCCAATTAGGCGTAATTGGTCTATTTCTAATTACCGCTTATGTAGCATTTAGCTCGGCCCGAAGAGCAGAACAAGACCAAGTTTGGGTGGGTATGGCAAAGGAAACTGCGCACCAATTGGGTACGCCAATTTCATCGCTCATGGCATGGACAGAGTTAATGAAATCTAAGTTTGATGCCGAAGATGACCCATTGATTGCAGAAATGGAGAATGACATTCATCGGTTGGAAATTATAACAGACCGTTTTTCAAAAATTGGGTCTAAACCAATATTAGAAGACCATGTTGTGTTTATTGTGGTTAAAAATTTTGTAGATTATTTTAAAGTTAGAACATCAGATAAAGTCACTTTTATAATACAAGGCGATAACCAAGTTAGGGCGATGTTAAGTATTCCATTATTCGATTGGGTAATAGAAAATTTATTAAAAAATGCGGCTAATGCAATTGAAAATGAAGGTACGATTACCATTAATATCATCGAACACTTAACCAAAGAAGAGGTATTTATTGATGTTAGCGACACTGGAAAAGGTATTGCTCGTTCTAAGTTCGATACAGTTTTTCAGCCAGGATATACTACCAGAAAACGTGGCTGGGGTTTAGGCTTATCATTAACTAAAAGGATTGTAGAAAATTACCACAGTGGGCAAATTTTTGTGAAAGACTCAGAGCTAGGTAAAGGAACAACATTCAGAATCATATTAAAAAGTAGTATAACGTATGAACCCACCACAAACACAGGAGTACCCAGAATGGGGTAA
- the gltX gene encoding glutamate--tRNA ligase, whose product MEKNIRVRFAPSPTGGLHLGGVRTALFNYLFAKKHNGTFVLRVEDTDQTRFVEGAEEYIVDCLNWCGITPDESPQNPGAYGPYRQSERKASYKQYAEQLIADGYAYYAFDTPEELSAKRAVEPNFLYGQKSRMEMKNSLTLAQEEVDKLLAENTPHVVRIKIPENEQVSFLDMIRGLVSFDTNLVDDKVLLKADGMPTYHLAVVADDKAMEISHAFRGEEWLPSAPIHILLWKYLGWEDSMPKWAHLPLILKPDGNGKLSKRDGDRLGFPVYAMNWNDPKTGDVTKGFKELGFMPEAFVNLLAMLGWNDGTDKEIFTLAELIELFSIERISKAGAKFDFEKAKWYNHEWIKQSSANSLQLPVKNALTENGIKANDEEFLLKVIDTVKDRCNLLGDFVAQSVYFFTAPTEYDSAAVKPKWSPEKAAFFKEFGQNINETATAQESELEFKALAEAKGFKPGELMLPLRIMLVGGKFGPGVFDIAKLLGKAETESRIEKGIAAFN is encoded by the coding sequence ATGGAAAAGAATATCAGAGTAAGATTTGCCCCAAGCCCAACAGGAGGCCTACATTTAGGTGGCGTTAGAACCGCCCTTTTTAACTATTTGTTTGCTAAAAAGCACAATGGAACCTTTGTTTTACGTGTAGAAGATACTGACCAAACTCGTTTTGTTGAAGGTGCAGAAGAATACATTGTCGACTGTTTAAATTGGTGTGGAATTACTCCTGATGAAAGTCCGCAAAACCCAGGAGCTTATGGTCCTTACCGCCAGAGTGAGCGTAAAGCTAGCTATAAGCAATACGCAGAGCAGCTAATTGCTGATGGTTATGCTTATTATGCTTTCGACACTCCAGAAGAGCTAAGTGCAAAAAGAGCAGTTGAACCTAATTTTTTATACGGACAAAAAAGCCGTATGGAGATGAAAAATTCTTTGACTTTAGCTCAAGAAGAAGTTGATAAATTATTGGCAGAAAATACACCTCACGTTGTAAGAATAAAAATTCCAGAAAACGAACAAGTTTCTTTTTTAGATATGATTAGAGGCCTGGTTAGTTTTGATACTAACTTAGTTGATGATAAAGTATTGCTAAAAGCTGATGGAATGCCAACGTATCACTTAGCGGTAGTTGCTGATGATAAAGCAATGGAAATTAGTCACGCTTTTAGGGGAGAAGAATGGTTGCCTTCTGCGCCAATCCATATTTTACTTTGGAAATATTTGGGATGGGAAGACTCGATGCCAAAATGGGCACATTTACCATTGATTTTAAAACCTGATGGCAATGGGAAATTAAGTAAACGTGATGGTGATAGATTAGGTTTCCCAGTTTATGCAATGAATTGGAACGACCCAAAAACTGGCGATGTAACCAAAGGATTTAAAGAATTAGGTTTTATGCCTGAAGCTTTTGTTAATCTTTTGGCTATGTTAGGTTGGAACGATGGAACTGATAAAGAAATTTTCACTTTAGCAGAGTTGATAGAATTATTCTCAATTGAACGCATTAGCAAAGCAGGAGCCAAATTCGATTTCGAAAAAGCGAAATGGTATAATCATGAGTGGATTAAGCAGTCTTCAGCGAACAGTTTACAGTTGCCAGTAAAAAATGCTTTAACTGAAAATGGAATTAAAGCTAATGATGAGGAATTTTTATTAAAAGTAATTGATACAGTTAAGGACCGTTGTAATTTATTGGGCGATTTTGTTGCTCAAAGTGTCTACTTTTTTACCGCTCCAACTGAATATGATTCGGCTGCGGTTAAACCAAAATGGAGTCCAGAAAAAGCTGCATTTTTTAAAGAATTTGGTCAGAATATAAATGAAACGGCTACAGCTCAAGAATCGGAGTTAGAATTTAAAGCATTAGCAGAGGCCAAAGGATTTAAACCAGGAGAATTAATGTTACCGCTACGCATCATGCTTGTTGGCGGAAAATTCGGGCCAGGTGTTTTTGATATCGCAAAACTTTTAGGCAAAGCTGAAACAGAAAGCAGAATAGAAAAAGGAATTGCTGCCTTTAACTAA
- a CDS encoding neutral zinc metallopeptidase gives MQWFGKGSSNVEDGRSSSGGKIALGGGVGVIVVILGLIFGQDFTGLVSQIPATEQGEVKKGTPQDEQGKFVAGILESTEQVWQEQFQALGGTYEEPVLRLFRDGVQSACGSASSAVGPFYCPGDHKVYIDLSFYDELKNRFGAAGDFAQAYVIAHEVGHHVQNLLGTSAKMEEARGRLSEVEYNKLSVKLELQADFYAGLWAHHAQNLKDFRLDAGDIDEALNAANAIGDDKLQKQSQGEVVPDAFTHGTSAQRMYWFKKGFESGDIKQGDTFNASRL, from the coding sequence ATGCAATGGTTCGGAAAAGGAAGTAGCAATGTAGAAGACGGCAGAAGTAGTAGTGGCGGAAAAATAGCCTTAGGTGGTGGAGTTGGTGTTATTGTTGTCATTTTGGGTCTAATATTTGGTCAAGACTTTACAGGCCTGGTAAGTCAAATACCAGCAACCGAGCAGGGGGAAGTAAAAAAAGGAACGCCTCAAGATGAACAAGGTAAGTTTGTTGCAGGAATTCTAGAATCAACCGAACAGGTTTGGCAAGAACAGTTTCAGGCTTTGGGCGGGACCTACGAAGAACCTGTTTTAAGACTGTTTAGAGACGGAGTTCAATCTGCTTGTGGTAGCGCAAGTTCTGCTGTTGGTCCTTTTTACTGTCCAGGCGACCATAAAGTATATATAGATTTATCGTTTTATGACGAATTAAAAAATCGTTTCGGTGCTGCTGGAGATTTTGCACAAGCGTATGTGATAGCACATGAGGTTGGTCACCATGTACAGAATTTGTTAGGCACATCTGCTAAAATGGAAGAAGCTAGAGGTAGATTAAGCGAAGTAGAATACAACAAACTATCTGTTAAATTAGAATTACAAGCAGATTTTTATGCAGGTCTTTGGGCGCATCACGCTCAAAACTTAAAAGATTTCAGGCTTGATGCTGGAGATATAGACGAAGCCTTAAATGCAGCCAATGCCATAGGCGATGACAAATTGCAAAAACAGTCGCAAGGCGAAGTTGTTCCCGATGCTTTTACTCACGGTACTTCTGCACAAAGAATGTACTGGTTTAAAAAAGGTTTTGAAAGCGGCGATATTAAACAAGGCGATACTTTTAATGCGTCACGATTGTAG
- a CDS encoding hybrid sensor histidine kinase/response regulator → MILIVDDTPENLISLKKVLEKNNFEVDTASSGEEALKKVLRNSYVLIILDVQMPGMDGFEVAEAISGYSKAKETAIIFLSAANTEFKFIAKGYSSGGLDYITKPVDINILLLKVKTFYRIYEQNRKLNEMQKTLIEEIEFRKEAERKKDEFISIASHELKTPLTSVKGYVQLLERSVNKGDTETVKKHLAKAQIQLEKLNSLIADLLDISKIESGKLKFNKQNFSIDQLLDNVIEVMHQSNPEFKIHKKGIANCEIFGDEMRVEQVIVNFLTNAIKYSPGTSEIELTINVKDEQLYVAVKDYGIGMLPEQLAHVFDKFYRVEETSQRFQGLGIGLYISSEIIKRHGGQVGVNSTYGKGSEFYFLMPTNSNSDFND, encoded by the coding sequence ATGATTCTAATCGTAGATGATACACCAGAGAATTTAATTTCATTAAAAAAAGTTCTCGAAAAAAATAATTTTGAGGTAGATACGGCATCCTCTGGTGAAGAGGCTTTAAAGAAGGTTTTAAGGAACTCTTACGTCTTAATTATTCTTGATGTTCAAATGCCAGGAATGGATGGCTTTGAAGTTGCAGAAGCAATTTCTGGATACAGTAAAGCCAAAGAAACAGCTATCATTTTCTTATCAGCTGCCAATACCGAATTTAAATTTATTGCTAAAGGCTATTCGTCTGGTGGTTTAGATTATATCACAAAACCAGTTGATATAAATATTCTTCTACTAAAAGTGAAAACTTTTTATCGCATTTATGAGCAAAATAGAAAGCTTAATGAAATGCAGAAAACACTGATAGAAGAAATTGAATTCCGAAAAGAAGCTGAACGTAAAAAAGACGAATTCATCAGCATTGCTAGCCATGAACTAAAAACGCCATTAACTAGCGTTAAAGGATATGTTCAGTTGTTAGAAAGAAGTGTAAACAAGGGCGATACGGAAACTGTTAAAAAGCATTTGGCTAAAGCGCAGATCCAGTTAGAAAAATTAAACAGTTTAATTGCCGATTTGTTAGATATTTCTAAAATTGAAAGTGGAAAGCTTAAATTTAATAAACAAAACTTTTCTATTGATCAGTTATTAGATAATGTAATCGAAGTAATGCATCAATCTAATCCAGAGTTTAAAATTCATAAAAAAGGGATTGCAAATTGCGAAATTTTTGGAGATGAAATGCGTGTTGAACAAGTTATTGTTAACTTTTTAACCAATGCCATAAAATATTCTCCTGGAACATCTGAAATTGAACTCACCATAAATGTCAAAGACGAACAATTATATGTGGCAGTTAAAGATTATGGTATCGGAATGTTGCCAGAACAGTTAGCCCATGTATTTGATAAATTTTACCGAGTTGAGGAAACTTCTCAGCGTTTTCAAGGTTTAGGAATCGGATTATATATTTCCTCAGAAATTATAAAAAGGCACGGTGGTCAGGTTGGTGTAAATAGCACCTATGGTAAAGGATCGGAGTTTTACTTCCTAATGCCTACAAATTCAAATAGCGATTTTAATGATTAA
- a CDS encoding response regulator — protein sequence MKLSFKSNLRLGLGLSLLLLIISSLASYVSIKNLIKNAELVSHTNGVLNNVNQIISFLKDAETGQRGYLLTGNKVFLEPYNGAKEKIISTFDNVKSATLDNPYQQKKIGELKKIIDNRFEVIDETIIFKQNKGTVSEASLLAGKVYMDEARSIINNMQQEENRLLAIRNADLTKLSNYTPLLIVLAAILSLLITIFFYRKVASDFDVRVKLQQELEVLNRETEKRINVIQGIARQISSGDYKVRLDDDTKDGLGSLSGSLNAMAESLQYSFGLLEDKEWLQSGIAKLNDQMVGEKDLKTLANDMLTEIVVHTKSHVAALYILDDDKNLYLTGSYALNSDSVKDKIASGQGLIGQCLQSQKLILLQDIPAGEITISYATGQTQPKNVIAFPLHRDGFVIGVIELASLNEYTPRKLDFLNSISGNIGIAIHVAQNRKRLQDFLEETQAQAEELQAQHSELEGLNSELEAQSQKIQASEEELRVQQEELLQSNQELEERTGLLEEKNQLIQERNLEIQQKAEQLEQSTKYKSEFLANMSHELRTPLNSILLLSKLMADNEDLEQEYTEYAAVIQSSGQGLLSLIDEILDLSKIEAGKMSLEVADVAIEEVVTDMQSLFNPIAKDKKLDLEVFVNSDVPKLMNTDKMRLEQILKNLLSNAFKFTAQGKVLLSLNTDLHYKTLIFKVKDTGIGIAKDKQNVIFEAFQQADGSTRRRFGGTGLGLSISRELAKLLGGEIQLVSEENVGSEFTLTLPTNFSDNEAFLEEQASNKEEEIKNQIDFVTEQIERYTVDHIPGDIEDDRNDINPNDKVILIIEDDTMFAKTLLGFTRKRNYKGIVAVRGDVGIEMANQYNPLAILLDIQLPIKDGWQVMEELKSNPKTRPIPVHIMSSLSVKRESLLKGAVDFIDKPVALDHMKQIFEKLEDALSRHPKKVLIVEENQQHAKALSYFLSSSNIQTLVVENVSQSIEALKKKEVECVILDMGIPDKNAYETLETIKKSDGLENLPIIIFTGKSISKGEETRIKQYADSIVVKTAHSYQRILDEAGLFLHLVEEKDKQTKPLLRNNLGGLNEVLKDKVVLIADDDVRNIFSLTKALEQHQMKILPAVDGKEALKVLEENPKVDVVLMDMMMPELDGYQTTTLIREMPAYKHLPILAVTAKAMMGDREKCISAGASDYISKPVDIDQLVSLLRVWLYDRV from the coding sequence ATGAAACTATCTTTCAAAAGTAACCTTCGCCTTGGCTTAGGTTTATCTTTGCTCTTATTGATCATTAGCTCACTAGCTTCTTATGTTAGCATTAAAAATTTAATCAAAAACGCTGAGCTTGTTTCACATACAAATGGTGTTCTCAATAACGTAAATCAAATTATTTCTTTTTTAAAGGATGCAGAAACTGGCCAAAGAGGATATTTACTTACTGGCAATAAAGTTTTTTTAGAACCATATAATGGCGCAAAAGAAAAAATTATTTCAACCTTTGATAATGTTAAATCTGCAACACTTGATAATCCTTATCAACAAAAGAAAATTGGAGAATTAAAAAAGATAATCGATAACAGATTTGAAGTTATTGATGAAACCATAATTTTTAAGCAGAATAAAGGTACCGTCTCCGAAGCAAGTTTGTTGGCTGGAAAAGTGTATATGGATGAGGCGAGGAGCATCATTAATAATATGCAGCAGGAAGAAAATAGATTGCTGGCCATACGTAATGCCGATTTAACCAAGCTATCTAATTATACGCCTTTATTAATTGTTCTCGCAGCAATCTTATCATTATTAATTACCATTTTCTTTTATAGAAAGGTGGCTTCAGATTTTGATGTAAGAGTTAAACTGCAACAGGAGTTAGAAGTTCTTAATAGAGAAACTGAAAAGAGAATAAACGTAATACAAGGTATTGCTCGTCAAATATCTAGTGGAGATTATAAAGTTAGGTTAGACGATGATACCAAAGATGGTTTAGGAAGTTTATCTGGCTCTTTAAATGCAATGGCCGAATCACTACAATATTCTTTTGGTTTGCTAGAAGATAAAGAGTGGTTGCAATCTGGCATTGCCAAGCTTAACGACCAGATGGTTGGCGAAAAAGATTTAAAAACTTTAGCCAATGATATGTTAACTGAAATTGTAGTGCATACCAAAAGCCATGTTGCGGCGCTTTACATTTTAGATGATGATAAAAATCTCTACCTAACTGGCTCCTATGCGCTTAATTCAGACAGCGTAAAAGATAAAATTGCCTCAGGACAAGGCTTAATTGGGCAATGTTTGCAATCGCAAAAGTTAATTTTATTGCAAGATATTCCTGCTGGTGAAATAACCATCAGCTATGCTACCGGACAAACACAGCCAAAAAACGTTATAGCTTTTCCATTACATAGGGATGGATTTGTTATCGGTGTTATAGAACTGGCGTCATTAAATGAATATACACCGAGAAAGCTCGACTTTTTAAATTCTATTTCTGGAAACATCGGTATTGCTATACACGTGGCACAAAACCGGAAGAGACTTCAAGACTTTTTAGAAGAAACGCAAGCGCAAGCTGAAGAGCTACAAGCTCAACACAGTGAATTGGAAGGTTTAAACTCAGAATTGGAAGCCCAATCTCAAAAAATACAAGCATCAGAGGAAGAGTTACGAGTACAGCAAGAAGAGCTTTTGCAGAGCAATCAAGAATTAGAAGAACGCACAGGTTTGCTAGAAGAAAAGAACCAATTAATTCAAGAACGGAATCTAGAAATTCAACAAAAAGCAGAACAGCTGGAGCAGAGCACGAAGTATAAATCTGAGTTTTTGGCTAATATGTCTCACGAGCTAAGAACACCTTTAAATTCAATTTTATTATTGTCTAAATTAATGGCAGATAACGAGGATTTGGAGCAAGAATATACAGAGTATGCCGCTGTAATTCAGAGTTCGGGTCAAGGCTTGTTGAGTTTAATAGACGAGATTTTAGATTTATCTAAGATTGAAGCTGGAAAGATGAGTTTGGAAGTTGCAGACGTAGCCATAGAAGAAGTTGTTACGGATATGCAATCCTTATTTAATCCAATAGCAAAAGATAAAAAATTGGATTTGGAGGTTTTTGTAAATAGCGATGTTCCAAAACTGATGAACACTGATAAAATGAGGCTGGAGCAGATTTTAAAGAACCTGTTGTCTAATGCTTTTAAATTTACCGCACAAGGCAAGGTTTTACTTTCATTAAATACAGACTTACATTATAAAACATTAATATTCAAAGTTAAAGATACTGGGATAGGAATAGCAAAGGATAAACAAAATGTGATTTTTGAAGCCTTTCAACAAGCAGATGGCTCTACCCGACGCAGGTTTGGTGGTACTGGTTTGGGTCTATCTATTAGCAGGGAACTAGCGAAATTACTTGGAGGAGAAATACAGTTGGTAAGTGAAGAAAATGTTGGAAGTGAGTTTACGCTTACGTTACCGACCAACTTTTCTGACAATGAGGCTTTTTTAGAGGAACAGGCAAGTAATAAAGAGGAAGAAATAAAAAACCAAATTGACTTTGTAACAGAACAAATAGAGCGCTATACTGTTGACCACATTCCTGGAGACATTGAAGATGATAGGAATGACATTAACCCTAATGATAAGGTTATTTTAATTATAGAAGACGACACGATGTTTGCAAAAACATTGCTCGGTTTTACTCGTAAAAGAAATTACAAAGGCATTGTTGCCGTTAGAGGAGATGTGGGTATAGAAATGGCCAATCAATATAATCCCCTTGCAATTTTGTTAGACATTCAATTGCCAATTAAAGACGGTTGGCAAGTGATGGAAGAACTAAAATCTAATCCTAAAACAAGACCAATTCCGGTTCATATCATGTCATCGCTTTCAGTTAAAAGAGAGAGTTTGTTAAAAGGTGCAGTGGATTTTATTGATAAACCTGTGGCGCTAGACCACATGAAGCAAATTTTTGAGAAGCTTGAAGACGCATTAAGCAGGCATCCGAAAAAGGTGCTCATCGTAGAAGAGAACCAACAACATGCAAAGGCGCTAAGTTACTTCTTAAGCAGTTCTAACATTCAAACTTTGGTTGTAGAGAACGTTAGCCAAAGTATTGAGGCCCTGAAAAAGAAAGAAGTTGAATGTGTTATCCTAGATATGGGAATACCTGACAAGAATGCTTATGAAACCCTAGAAACCATTAAAAAAAGTGATGGATTAGAGAATTTGCCTATCATTATCTTTACAGGCAAAAGCATTTCTAAAGGAGAAGAAACTAGGATTAAGCAATATGCAGATTCCATTGTGGTAAAAACAGCTCATTCTTATCAACGTATTTTAGACGAGGCGGGCTTGTTCTTACATTTGGTAGAGGAAAAAGACAAACAAACCAAACCTTTATTAAGAAATAATTTGGGTGGATTGAATGAGGTTTTAAAGGATAAAGTTGTATTAATAGCAGATGATGATGTTCGTAACATTTTCTCGCTTACTAAAGCCTTAGAGCAACATCAAATGAAAATTTTGCCAGCTGTTGATGGTAAGGAGGCCTTGAAGGTTTTAGAAGAGAACCCGAAAGTAGATGTCGTGTTAATGGACATGATGATGCCAGAGCTGGATGGTTACCAAACTACAACCCTAATAAGAGAAATGCCAGCCTACAAACATTTGCCAATTTTAGCTGTTACTGCTAAGGCCATGATGGGAGATAGAGAAAAATGCATCTCCGCGGGTGCTTCAGATTATATCTCAAAACCTGTAGATATAGACCAGTTGGTTTCGCTGTTAAGGGTTTGGTTATATGATAGAGTTTAA